From the Dryobates pubescens isolate bDryPub1 chromosome 29, bDryPub1.pri, whole genome shotgun sequence genome, one window contains:
- the SH3GLB2 gene encoding endophilin-B2 isoform X2, translating into MLCELLTKEPSSPLASASGPWGQPSSSNPPPAAGRGETSRRFTEEKLGQAEKTELDAHFENLLARADCTKNWTEKILRQTEVLLQPNPSARVEEFLYEKLDRKVPSRVTNGELLAQYMAEAANDFGPGTPYGKTLIKVGETQRLLGAAERDFIHTASITFLTPLRNFLEGDWRTISKERRILQNRRLDLDACKARLRKAKAAEAKATCEGDAVPDFQQTRPRNFVLSASASALWNDEVEKAEQELRLAQTEFDRQAEVTRLLLEGISSTHVNHLRCLHEFVEAQSSYYAQCYQSMLQLQQQLGSSKGEIFSGTFVGNADSTSPLPATASPPAAAAGPLPAVPTIPVVPTLAGVPSTVAESVLNPSEVQPPASGTRKARVLYDYEAADSSELALLADELITVYSLPGMDPDWLIGERGNQKGKVPVTYLELLS; encoded by the exons ttcactgaggagaagctgggccaggctgagaaGACTGAGCTGGATGCCCACTTCGAAAacctgctggccagggcagaCTGCACCAAGAACTGGACCGAGAAGATCCTGCGCCAGACGgaggtcctgctgcagcccaaccCCA GTGCCAGGGTAGAAGAGTTCCTCTACGAGAAGCTGGACCGGAAGGTGCCCTCCCGAGTCACCAacggggagctgctggcacagtacatggcagaggctgccaaCGACTTcgggccagggacaccttatg GGAAGACCTTGATCAAGGTTGGAGAgacccagaggctgctgggCGCCGCAGAGCGAGACTTCATCCACACtgcctccatcaccttcctcaCCCCCCTGCGCAACTTCCTGGAGGGGGACTGGAGAACCATCTCT AAGGAGCGCAGGATCCTGCAGAACCGGCGCCTGGACCTGGACGCCTGCAAGGCTCGGCTCAGGAAGGCCAAAGCTGCCGAGGCCAAGGCCACG TGTGAGGGAGAT gctgtgcctgacTTTCAGCAGACCAGACCCCGCAATTTCGTGCTCTCCGCCAGCGCCTCCGCG CTCTGGAACGACGAGGTGGAAAAG GCGGAGCAGGAGCTGCGGCTGGCGCAGACCGAGTTCGACCGGCAGGCAGAGGtgaccaggctgctgctggagggcatCAGCAGCACCCAC gtgaATCATCTGCGCTGCCTGCATGAGTTCGTGGAGGCCCAGAGCAGCTACTATGCACAGTGCTACCAGagcatgctgcagctgcagcagcagctgggcag CTCCAAGGGAGAGAT CTTTTCCGGCACCTTCGTCGGCAATGCAGACTCCACCTCCCCGCTCCCGGCCACGGCCTCCCCTCCAGCGGCGGCTGCCGGCCCGCTCCCGGCCGTGCCCACCATCCCCGTGGTGCCCACCCTGGCCGGGGTGCCCAGCACGGTGGCAGAGAGCGTCCTGAACCCCAGCGAGGTGCAGCCCCCCGCCAGCGGCACCCGCAAGGCCAGGGTGCTCTACGACTACGAGGCAGCGGACAGCAgcgagctggcactgctggcagatgag ctgatCACCGTCTACAGCCTGCCGGGCATGGACCCAGACTGGCTCATAGGGGAGAGAGGCAACCAGAAGGGGAAGGTTCCTGTCACTTacttggagctgctcagctaa
- the SH3GLB2 gene encoding endophilin-B2 isoform X4, translating into MDFNVKKLASDAGVFFSRAMQFTEEKLGQAEKTELDAHFENLLARADCTKNWTEKILRQTEVLLQPNPSARVEEFLYEKLDRKVPSRVTNGELLAQYMAEAANDFGPGTPYGKTLIKVGETQRLLGAAERDFIHTASITFLTPLRNFLEGDWRTISKERRILQNRRLDLDACKARLRKAKAAEAKATAEQELRLAQTEFDRQAEVTRLLLEGISSTHVNHLRCLHEFVEAQSSYYAQCYQSMLQLQQQLGSFSGTFVGNADSTSPLPATASPPAAAAGPLPAVPTIPVVPTLAGVPSTVAESVLNPSEVQPPASGTRKARVLYDYEAADSSELALLADELITVYSLPGMDPDWLIGERGNQKGKVPVTYLELLS; encoded by the exons ttcactgaggagaagctgggccaggctgagaaGACTGAGCTGGATGCCCACTTCGAAAacctgctggccagggcagaCTGCACCAAGAACTGGACCGAGAAGATCCTGCGCCAGACGgaggtcctgctgcagcccaaccCCA GTGCCAGGGTAGAAGAGTTCCTCTACGAGAAGCTGGACCGGAAGGTGCCCTCCCGAGTCACCAacggggagctgctggcacagtacatggcagaggctgccaaCGACTTcgggccagggacaccttatg GGAAGACCTTGATCAAGGTTGGAGAgacccagaggctgctgggCGCCGCAGAGCGAGACTTCATCCACACtgcctccatcaccttcctcaCCCCCCTGCGCAACTTCCTGGAGGGGGACTGGAGAACCATCTCT AAGGAGCGCAGGATCCTGCAGAACCGGCGCCTGGACCTGGACGCCTGCAAGGCTCGGCTCAGGAAGGCCAAAGCTGCCGAGGCCAAGGCCACG GCGGAGCAGGAGCTGCGGCTGGCGCAGACCGAGTTCGACCGGCAGGCAGAGGtgaccaggctgctgctggagggcatCAGCAGCACCCAC gtgaATCATCTGCGCTGCCTGCATGAGTTCGTGGAGGCCCAGAGCAGCTACTATGCACAGTGCTACCAGagcatgctgcagctgcagcagcagctgggcag CTTTTCCGGCACCTTCGTCGGCAATGCAGACTCCACCTCCCCGCTCCCGGCCACGGCCTCCCCTCCAGCGGCGGCTGCCGGCCCGCTCCCGGCCGTGCCCACCATCCCCGTGGTGCCCACCCTGGCCGGGGTGCCCAGCACGGTGGCAGAGAGCGTCCTGAACCCCAGCGAGGTGCAGCCCCCCGCCAGCGGCACCCGCAAGGCCAGGGTGCTCTACGACTACGAGGCAGCGGACAGCAgcgagctggcactgctggcagatgag ctgatCACCGTCTACAGCCTGCCGGGCATGGACCCAGACTGGCTCATAGGGGAGAGAGGCAACCAGAAGGGGAAGGTTCCTGTCACTTacttggagctgctcagctaa
- the SH3GLB2 gene encoding endophilin-B2 isoform X3: MDFNVKKLASDAGVFFSRAMQFTEEKLGQAEKTELDAHFENLLARADCTKNWTEKILRQTEVLLQPNPSARVEEFLYEKLDRKVPSRVTNGELLAQYMAEAANDFGPGTPYGKTLIKVGETQRLLGAAERDFIHTASITFLTPLRNFLEGDWRTISKERRILQNRRLDLDACKARLRKAKAAEAKATLWNDEVEKAEQELRLAQTEFDRQAEVTRLLLEGISSTHVNHLRCLHEFVEAQSSYYAQCYQSMLQLQQQLGSSKGEIFSGTFVGNADSTSPLPATASPPAAAAGPLPAVPTIPVVPTLAGVPSTVAESVLNPSEVQPPASGTRKARVLYDYEAADSSELALLADELITVYSLPGMDPDWLIGERGNQKGKVPVTYLELLS, from the exons ttcactgaggagaagctgggccaggctgagaaGACTGAGCTGGATGCCCACTTCGAAAacctgctggccagggcagaCTGCACCAAGAACTGGACCGAGAAGATCCTGCGCCAGACGgaggtcctgctgcagcccaaccCCA GTGCCAGGGTAGAAGAGTTCCTCTACGAGAAGCTGGACCGGAAGGTGCCCTCCCGAGTCACCAacggggagctgctggcacagtacatggcagaggctgccaaCGACTTcgggccagggacaccttatg GGAAGACCTTGATCAAGGTTGGAGAgacccagaggctgctgggCGCCGCAGAGCGAGACTTCATCCACACtgcctccatcaccttcctcaCCCCCCTGCGCAACTTCCTGGAGGGGGACTGGAGAACCATCTCT AAGGAGCGCAGGATCCTGCAGAACCGGCGCCTGGACCTGGACGCCTGCAAGGCTCGGCTCAGGAAGGCCAAAGCTGCCGAGGCCAAGGCCACG CTCTGGAACGACGAGGTGGAAAAG GCGGAGCAGGAGCTGCGGCTGGCGCAGACCGAGTTCGACCGGCAGGCAGAGGtgaccaggctgctgctggagggcatCAGCAGCACCCAC gtgaATCATCTGCGCTGCCTGCATGAGTTCGTGGAGGCCCAGAGCAGCTACTATGCACAGTGCTACCAGagcatgctgcagctgcagcagcagctgggcag CTCCAAGGGAGAGAT CTTTTCCGGCACCTTCGTCGGCAATGCAGACTCCACCTCCCCGCTCCCGGCCACGGCCTCCCCTCCAGCGGCGGCTGCCGGCCCGCTCCCGGCCGTGCCCACCATCCCCGTGGTGCCCACCCTGGCCGGGGTGCCCAGCACGGTGGCAGAGAGCGTCCTGAACCCCAGCGAGGTGCAGCCCCCCGCCAGCGGCACCCGCAAGGCCAGGGTGCTCTACGACTACGAGGCAGCGGACAGCAgcgagctggcactgctggcagatgag ctgatCACCGTCTACAGCCTGCCGGGCATGGACCCAGACTGGCTCATAGGGGAGAGAGGCAACCAGAAGGGGAAGGTTCCTGTCACTTacttggagctgctcagctaa
- the SH3GLB2 gene encoding endophilin-B2 isoform X1, protein MDFNVKKLASDAGVFFSRAMQFTEEKLGQAEKTELDAHFENLLARADCTKNWTEKILRQTEVLLQPNPSARVEEFLYEKLDRKVPSRVTNGELLAQYMAEAANDFGPGTPYGKTLIKVGETQRLLGAAERDFIHTASITFLTPLRNFLEGDWRTISKERRILQNRRLDLDACKARLRKAKAAEAKATAVPDFQQTRPRNFVLSASASALWNDEVEKAEQELRLAQTEFDRQAEVTRLLLEGISSTHVNHLRCLHEFVEAQSSYYAQCYQSMLQLQQQLGSSKGEIFSGTFVGNADSTSPLPATASPPAAAAGPLPAVPTIPVVPTLAGVPSTVAESVLNPSEVQPPASGTRKARVLYDYEAADSSELALLADELITVYSLPGMDPDWLIGERGNQKGKVPVTYLELLS, encoded by the exons ttcactgaggagaagctgggccaggctgagaaGACTGAGCTGGATGCCCACTTCGAAAacctgctggccagggcagaCTGCACCAAGAACTGGACCGAGAAGATCCTGCGCCAGACGgaggtcctgctgcagcccaaccCCA GTGCCAGGGTAGAAGAGTTCCTCTACGAGAAGCTGGACCGGAAGGTGCCCTCCCGAGTCACCAacggggagctgctggcacagtacatggcagaggctgccaaCGACTTcgggccagggacaccttatg GGAAGACCTTGATCAAGGTTGGAGAgacccagaggctgctgggCGCCGCAGAGCGAGACTTCATCCACACtgcctccatcaccttcctcaCCCCCCTGCGCAACTTCCTGGAGGGGGACTGGAGAACCATCTCT AAGGAGCGCAGGATCCTGCAGAACCGGCGCCTGGACCTGGACGCCTGCAAGGCTCGGCTCAGGAAGGCCAAAGCTGCCGAGGCCAAGGCCACG gctgtgcctgacTTTCAGCAGACCAGACCCCGCAATTTCGTGCTCTCCGCCAGCGCCTCCGCG CTCTGGAACGACGAGGTGGAAAAG GCGGAGCAGGAGCTGCGGCTGGCGCAGACCGAGTTCGACCGGCAGGCAGAGGtgaccaggctgctgctggagggcatCAGCAGCACCCAC gtgaATCATCTGCGCTGCCTGCATGAGTTCGTGGAGGCCCAGAGCAGCTACTATGCACAGTGCTACCAGagcatgctgcagctgcagcagcagctgggcag CTCCAAGGGAGAGAT CTTTTCCGGCACCTTCGTCGGCAATGCAGACTCCACCTCCCCGCTCCCGGCCACGGCCTCCCCTCCAGCGGCGGCTGCCGGCCCGCTCCCGGCCGTGCCCACCATCCCCGTGGTGCCCACCCTGGCCGGGGTGCCCAGCACGGTGGCAGAGAGCGTCCTGAACCCCAGCGAGGTGCAGCCCCCCGCCAGCGGCACCCGCAAGGCCAGGGTGCTCTACGACTACGAGGCAGCGGACAGCAgcgagctggcactgctggcagatgag ctgatCACCGTCTACAGCCTGCCGGGCATGGACCCAGACTGGCTCATAGGGGAGAGAGGCAACCAGAAGGGGAAGGTTCCTGTCACTTacttggagctgctcagctaa